One window of Papaver somniferum cultivar HN1 chromosome 9, ASM357369v1, whole genome shotgun sequence genomic DNA carries:
- the LOC113314236 gene encoding AT-hook motif nuclear-localized protein 20-like produces the protein MANRWWAENVGMGGFNQVISTPSLHLRNQEDHHDGGHDHGGLGRLGGPGRDHQELINTTTATTTTTNSSANDNPDEDGDNDREGDDQNQMGDGGSGGRRPRGRPAGSKNKPKPPIIITRESPNALRSHVLEISSGSDISETISTFARRRQRGVCILSGNGVVTNVTLRQPTAPDAVVTLHGRFEILSLSGAFLPAPSPPVATGLTIYLAGGQGQVVGGCVVGELIASGPVMVIAATFTNATYERLPIEDEPTGEGGAQLPQTSGVNLENSGGGVSASQQSHGGGGGGLTEQSSMPLYNLPPNLQQSNGVGGGSGQMPHDVYWVPPPRPPPSF, from the coding sequence ATGGCGAATCGGTGGTGGGCTGAAAATGTTGGGATGGGAGGGTTTAATCAAGTTATATCAACTCCATCTTTACATCTAAGAAACCAAGAAGATCATCATGATGGTGGTCATGACCATGGTGGTTTAGGTAGACTTGGAGGACCAGGTAGAGATCATCAAGAACTCATCAATACAACTACTGCAACAACAACTACAACAAATAGTAGCGCTAATGATAACCCTGATGAAGATGGCGATAATGATCGAGAAGGTGATGATCAAAATCAAATGGgtgatggtggtagtggtggtcgaAGACCTCGAGGTCGTCCAGCTGGATCTAAGAACAAACCTAAACCCCCAATTATTATCACTCGTGAAAGTCCTAATGCTCTTAGAAGCCATGTTTTAGAGATCAGTAGTGGAAGTGATATTTCAGAAACTATTTCTACCTTTGCAAGGAGGAGACAAAGGGGTGTATGTATTCTTAGTGGTAATGGGGTTGTTACTAATGTTACACTTCGGCAACCTACTGCACCTGATGCTGTTGTGACCCTTCACGGCCGATTCGAGATATTGTCATTGTCGGGTGCGTTTTTGCCGGCTCCGTCACCACCTGTTGCAACCGGGTTGACTATATATTTAGCTGGTGGGCAAGGGCAGGTTGTTGGTGGATGTGTGGTTGGAGAATTGATTGCTTCTGGTCCGGTAATGGTGATAGCTGCAACATTTACCAATGCTACTTATGAAAGGTTGCCTATTGAAGATGAACCAACTGGTGAAGGAGGAGCACAGTTACCACAAACTTCGGGggtaaatttggaaaatagtggtggtggtgtttcTGCATCTCAACAATCCCACGGGGGTGGTGGTGGAGGTTTAACTGAACAATCTTCAATGCCTCTTTACAATTTACCACCAAATCTTCAACAATCAAATGGCGTTGGAGGCGGCAGTGGTCAGATGCCTCATGATGTCTATTGGGTTCCTCCACCTCGCCCACCTCCTTCATTTTGA